In Yersinia enterocolitica subsp. enterocolitica, one DNA window encodes the following:
- a CDS encoding D-serine ammonia-lyase, with the protein MNRTKIDKLITDYPLVKNLINLEEVTWFNPQATTLEKGLPYVGLSQQDVADAEARLQRFAPYLCQAFPETQKTKGIIESDIVAIPTMQNALQQRYGVAITGRLLLKKDSHLPISGSIKARGGIYEVLTHAEKLALQAGLLQETDDYSKLFSDDFRQFFRQYRIAVGSTGNLGMSIGIMSAKLGFSVSVHMSADAREWKKRKLREHGVNVVEYAQDYGVAVAQGRKQAESDPNCFFIDDENSPTLFLGYSVAGDRLKQQFAEQQIVVDENHPLFVYLPCGVGGGPGGVAFGLKLAFGDHVHCIFAEPTHSPCMLLGVYTGLHDGIAVQDIGIDNITAADGLAVGRASGFVGRAMEHLLDGFYTLSDAEMYDLLGLLNQYEGIRLEPSALAGMPGPARVSSSLDYLEQNHFSVEKMRNATHLVWATGGGMVPVEEMEKYLATAKI; encoded by the coding sequence ATGAACCGCACTAAAATTGATAAATTAATTACCGACTATCCATTGGTCAAAAATCTTATCAATCTGGAAGAGGTGACGTGGTTTAATCCGCAGGCGACCACCCTGGAAAAGGGGCTGCCTTATGTCGGGTTATCGCAGCAGGATGTTGCCGATGCTGAGGCCCGGTTGCAACGTTTTGCCCCTTATTTATGTCAGGCATTTCCTGAAACACAAAAAACAAAGGGCATTATCGAGTCGGATATTGTGGCTATCCCTACCATGCAGAATGCCTTGCAACAACGTTATGGGGTGGCGATAACGGGTCGCTTACTATTGAAGAAAGACAGTCACTTGCCTATTTCCGGCTCCATTAAAGCCCGTGGTGGCATTTATGAAGTATTAACCCATGCGGAAAAACTGGCGCTACAGGCCGGTTTATTGCAAGAAACCGATGATTACAGCAAGTTGTTTTCCGATGATTTTCGCCAATTTTTCAGGCAATACCGCATTGCGGTAGGGTCTACCGGCAATCTGGGGATGTCAATTGGCATCATGAGTGCCAAGTTGGGATTCAGTGTCAGTGTGCATATGTCCGCTGATGCCCGTGAATGGAAAAAACGTAAACTACGCGAACATGGCGTCAATGTGGTTGAGTATGCACAGGACTATGGCGTGGCAGTGGCGCAGGGGCGCAAGCAGGCGGAGTCTGATCCAAATTGCTTCTTTATCGATGATGAAAATTCACCCACCTTATTCTTAGGGTATTCGGTGGCGGGCGACCGGTTGAAACAGCAGTTCGCCGAGCAGCAGATAGTGGTAGATGAAAATCATCCGTTATTTGTTTATCTCCCCTGTGGTGTGGGCGGAGGCCCCGGTGGGGTGGCGTTCGGATTGAAACTGGCCTTCGGTGACCATGTGCATTGTATTTTTGCCGAGCCAACTCATTCGCCGTGCATGTTATTGGGTGTTTATACCGGTTTGCATGATGGCATTGCTGTGCAAGACATTGGTATTGATAACATTACTGCCGCAGATGGTTTGGCCGTCGGACGGGCATCCGGCTTTGTTGGTCGGGCTATGGAGCATTTACTGGATGGTTTCTATACCTTAAGTGATGCTGAAATGTATGACCTGCTCGGTTTACTCAATCAGTATGAAGGCATTCGGCTGGAGCCGTCAGCATTAGCAGGTATGCCAGGCCCGGCACGGGTTAGCAGCAGTTTGGATTATTTAGAACAGAATCATTTTAGCGTCGAAAAAATGCGTAATGCGACCCATCTGGTTTGGGCGACAGGTGGCGGTATGGTACCGGTTGAAGAGATGGAGAAGTACCTCGCAACCGCCAAAATTTAA
- a CDS encoding MaoC/PaaZ C-terminal domain-containing protein, with protein MNSTFNYHYSLNDAERWAEFSGDYNPIHFDLQQAQHLGQEQLTVHGMRAMLDIKYQLSTALLSLLPEVEFLRFNARLRQPVQCHTSYQLQLSAAAGQVSGNLVDIGSGESCFTGKLRSAPALVQTGTEWVSLSADDVFQFSQQFLGDASQSAECWGFFDALLFKLLVAAPQTLATAKQVLPGIEAETLIDVFKSVPVIQTHHDVHFSTDLLRINHPNVFVRSALHYAIEPTLIVGNPTDGWVLRAAIAARSDLGPLITTAVTLKTWPLAAH; from the coding sequence ATGAACTCGACTTTTAACTACCACTACAGCCTCAACGACGCCGAGCGTTGGGCTGAATTTTCCGGTGATTACAACCCGATCCATTTTGACCTGCAACAGGCGCAGCATTTGGGTCAGGAGCAACTGACTGTTCACGGTATGCGCGCCATGCTGGATATCAAATATCAGCTCAGTACGGCGTTATTATCGCTGTTGCCGGAGGTTGAATTCCTGCGTTTTAACGCCCGCTTACGTCAGCCGGTACAGTGTCATACCTCGTATCAGCTGCAACTCAGCGCAGCGGCAGGGCAGGTGAGCGGTAATCTGGTAGATATTGGCAGCGGTGAAAGTTGTTTTACCGGCAAGCTGCGCAGTGCGCCAGCACTGGTGCAAACGGGCACTGAATGGGTTTCTTTATCTGCGGATGACGTTTTCCAGTTCAGCCAGCAATTCCTGGGTGATGCATCACAATCGGCTGAATGTTGGGGCTTTTTTGATGCCTTATTGTTCAAACTGTTGGTCGCTGCGCCGCAAACACTGGCAACGGCCAAACAAGTGTTACCGGGGATTGAAGCTGAAACTTTGATTGATGTTTTCAAGTCGGTACCGGTTATCCAGACTCACCACGATGTGCATTTCAGTACAGATTTGCTGCGCATCAACCATCCAAATGTATTTGTCCGCAGTGCACTGCACTACGCCATCGAACCGACACTGATTGTCGGTAACCCTACCGATGGCTGGGTATTGCGCGCGGCTATTGCGGCCCGTTCAGACTTAGGGCCATTAATTACCACCGCAGTAACATTGAAAACGTGGCCGTTAGCCGCGCATTAA
- a CDS encoding transporter substrate-binding domain-containing protein, with amino-acid sequence MTRRKQAIPLCWAMLCAASVFSGAVHSADLLDKIKADKTITIATEARYAPFESVENGKIVGYDVDLMNHILQKSLPGVEVKQLDLPFQGILPGLDAKKFDFVVTAVTVNKQRMDHFAFTVPIAESTVALLKRGNDSSINSLDDLSGKVVGSQAGSGQLQVLQEFDKKLKASGKPGIKEIKQYVSFDEAYADLANQRLDGVAQSLANLGPLIKTRPGVFTTLKPMLGPTTYFGWVGRKGDDSATLVKLFSDGISEANRDGTMKALQQKWFGFVMDVPADQMPAPSL; translated from the coding sequence ATGACACGACGTAAACAGGCGATACCTCTGTGCTGGGCAATGCTGTGTGCTGCCAGCGTATTCTCTGGCGCGGTTCACAGCGCAGATTTGCTGGACAAAATTAAAGCCGATAAGACGATAACCATTGCAACTGAAGCGCGTTATGCACCTTTTGAGTCGGTAGAGAATGGCAAGATTGTGGGGTATGACGTTGATTTAATGAATCATATTTTGCAGAAAAGCCTGCCGGGTGTTGAAGTTAAGCAACTTGATTTACCTTTCCAGGGCATCTTGCCCGGCCTTGATGCCAAGAAATTCGATTTTGTCGTCACCGCCGTGACGGTGAACAAACAGCGTATGGATCACTTCGCGTTTACTGTGCCAATTGCCGAATCGACTGTAGCGTTACTCAAGCGTGGCAACGATAGTTCTATCAATTCGTTAGATGACTTGAGTGGCAAGGTGGTCGGCTCTCAAGCTGGTTCGGGGCAGCTCCAGGTGTTGCAAGAGTTTGATAAAAAACTGAAAGCCAGCGGTAAGCCGGGCATCAAAGAAATTAAACAGTATGTCTCTTTCGACGAAGCCTATGCGGATCTGGCGAACCAGCGCCTGGATGGTGTCGCCCAATCACTCGCCAACCTTGGCCCATTGATCAAAACCCGTCCGGGCGTCTTTACCACCCTGAAACCCATGTTAGGGCCAACCACCTATTTTGGCTGGGTTGGGCGTAAAGGAGATGACAGTGCAACCTTGGTGAAGCTGTTCAGCGATGGCATCAGTGAAGCTAACCGCGACGGCACCATGAAAGCATTACAGCAGAAATGGTTCGGCTTCGTGATGGATGTTCCGGCCGACCAAATGCCCGCGCCAAGTTTGTAA
- a CDS encoding efflux transporter outer membrane subunit, which produces MTRLMIKLSILLISLLLMGCGSLLKSEYQRPMLSVPDEWRVKDTGGGYLHHSVHWWVNFDDPQLSDSISRMLVSNNDLAAAGLKLQQARLTAGLSNTNMTPNVTLTGVGSNTRSLNENTQPRESYSTSLGLSYELDLWGKLARAREQSAWLVNATEQERQETALSLIGTTADLYWQIAKFNQQLGYQQAALAISQDTLNIVRSRLAAGDASEIELLQAQQTLLDRQNQYQSLEQQREAARNAMALLFNRAPDYRQAERQSLDLKQQVAIANSVPLQVIAQRPDVQAAEWRLRAALAGSDVAKLNFYPTLSLGATLDAGSAVFSQWFSNPSRTLSANSALPFLQWNTVQLTIDQSKLDVKLAAVDFRSKVYSALKDVDDAMTARLSYQQQKQNQWQNLQLSQRRLTLTNSQYQAGAVSYQTLLDAQDALLTSETSLLELQYNYLNATMKLWLALGGGVDNSRDSKGIKS; this is translated from the coding sequence ATGACCAGATTGATGATTAAACTTTCAATATTACTGATAAGCCTGCTGCTTATGGGCTGTGGCTCATTACTGAAAAGTGAATATCAGCGACCGATGTTGTCAGTTCCCGATGAGTGGCGCGTGAAAGATACCGGGGGCGGTTATCTGCATCATAGTGTGCATTGGTGGGTCAATTTTGACGATCCTCAACTGTCGGACAGCATTAGTCGCATGTTGGTCAGTAATAACGATTTGGCCGCCGCAGGTCTTAAGTTGCAACAGGCACGCCTGACGGCAGGGCTGAGCAATACCAACATGACACCGAACGTCACCTTGACCGGCGTGGGCAGTAACACCCGCTCGCTGAATGAAAATACTCAGCCGCGCGAGAGTTACAGCACTTCGCTTGGGCTGAGTTACGAGCTGGACTTGTGGGGCAAACTGGCCCGCGCCCGTGAACAATCTGCGTGGCTGGTGAATGCCACCGAGCAGGAGCGGCAGGAAACGGCGCTGTCACTGATTGGCACCACCGCGGATCTCTATTGGCAGATTGCTAAGTTCAATCAGCAGTTGGGCTACCAACAGGCGGCGTTAGCTATTTCGCAAGATACGCTCAACATTGTGCGTTCACGGCTCGCGGCGGGTGATGCCAGTGAAATTGAGTTATTGCAGGCGCAACAAACCCTGCTGGATAGGCAAAATCAATATCAAAGCCTTGAGCAACAACGGGAAGCTGCGCGTAATGCTATGGCATTACTGTTTAACCGCGCTCCGGATTATCGCCAGGCCGAACGTCAATCATTGGATTTAAAACAACAAGTCGCGATAGCAAACAGTGTGCCACTACAGGTTATTGCTCAGCGGCCAGATGTGCAGGCGGCCGAGTGGCGCTTGCGTGCGGCATTGGCTGGCTCCGATGTAGCGAAACTGAATTTCTACCCGACACTTTCGCTGGGAGCGACATTGGATGCCGGTAGTGCGGTGTTTTCACAATGGTTTAGCAACCCGAGCCGGACACTCAGTGCCAACAGTGCGTTGCCTTTCTTACAGTGGAACACCGTGCAACTCACCATTGACCAGTCAAAGTTGGATGTGAAATTGGCCGCCGTGGATTTTCGCAGCAAGGTTTACAGCGCCCTTAAAGATGTCGATGACGCCATGACGGCACGGCTGAGCTATCAGCAGCAAAAACAGAATCAGTGGCAGAACCTACAACTGAGTCAGCGGCGGTTAACTCTGACTAACAGCCAATACCAGGCAGGTGCCGTTTCATATCAGACCTTACTGGATGCGCAGGATGCCCTGCTGACCAGTGAAACCAGTTTGCTCGAACTTCAATATAACTATCTGAATGCCACCATGAAACTGTGGTTGGCGTTAGGTGGCGGCGTTGATAACAGCAGGGACAGTAAAGGAATTAAATCATGA
- a CDS encoding acyl carrier protein, with product MEKYQQVYDTVCEMLCDAKDLEMSALSPEMPLHQLKLDSLDYVELMVLAKREFSATLNAEMFMENPDMTLGELCQKLAEQKK from the coding sequence ATGGAAAAGTATCAGCAGGTTTATGACACCGTATGTGAAATGTTATGTGACGCCAAAGATCTGGAAATGTCGGCACTGTCACCTGAGATGCCACTGCACCAATTAAAACTCGACAGTCTGGATTATGTCGAATTGATGGTGCTGGCGAAGCGCGAATTCAGCGCCACACTGAACGCAGAGATGTTTATGGAAAATCCGGACATGACTTTAGGAGAGCTTTGCCAAAAGTTGGCCGAGCAGAAGAAATAA
- a CDS encoding SDR family NAD(P)-dependent oxidoreductase translates to MNRQWVLITGGSRGIGRALVEELAKEWDVVFTWRNGEQQSRDVIASCEGLPGQVTCYRCDGSNEADVDTLAPQLLEKYGPPGAVIHNAGITGDNLHIQQNGDNWRSVLDTNLNAVFYWNKHVLPQMMMQGEGAVLLMSSVSAIKGNIGQSAYGASKAALIGLGRSLALEMGRFNIRVNCLLPGVIDSDMTRDMPADALKGLRKQIPLRRLGNAQEVARVSAFMIGNDSRYMTGQTLVLDGGLTA, encoded by the coding sequence ATGAACAGGCAATGGGTGTTAATTACCGGTGGCAGCCGTGGCATTGGCCGTGCATTGGTCGAAGAGCTGGCCAAAGAGTGGGATGTTGTTTTTACCTGGCGCAACGGTGAACAGCAGAGCCGCGATGTTATTGCAAGCTGTGAAGGACTGCCCGGTCAAGTGACCTGCTATCGCTGTGATGGCAGCAATGAAGCGGATGTTGATACATTGGCACCGCAATTGCTGGAAAAATACGGCCCACCCGGCGCGGTAATTCATAATGCTGGCATTACTGGCGATAATTTACATATTCAGCAAAATGGTGATAACTGGCGCAGTGTGCTGGATACCAATCTGAATGCGGTTTTCTACTGGAATAAGCATGTCTTGCCGCAAATGATGATGCAGGGCGAGGGGGCAGTCTTGCTGATGTCTTCAGTGAGTGCGATTAAAGGCAATATCGGCCAGAGCGCCTATGGTGCCAGTAAAGCGGCGCTGATTGGTCTGGGGCGTTCGCTGGCGCTTGAGATGGGGCGTTTTAATATTCGCGTTAACTGCCTGTTGCCAGGGGTTATTGACAGCGATATGACCCGCGACATGCCTGCTGATGCCTTAAAAGGATTACGTAAGCAGATACCATTACGCCGTTTAGGGAATGCGCAAGAAGTCGCTCGCGTCAGCGCCTTTATGATAGGCAATGACAGCCGTTATATGACCGGGCAGACTTTGGTGTTAGATGGCGGGCTGACGGCGTGA
- a CDS encoding efflux RND transporter periplasmic adaptor subunit, whose product MRINLKNKKHQLMLGLFIVSLLIISSVIALSISDSQQDVPQLTETIGRGDIERNVMATGSLKPSLQVNVGAQVNGQLTKLYVKQGDRVTRGQLLAEIDPTLQQNELRKSEAELQSAQAQKQASQALLRQYLLEFRRQQILARDGSGVKSALEKAQAQYDSQLAQLHVNEAQIVQSQMAMETAKANLGFTRIMAPIDGEVLGIVTKEGQTIVSSQTAPTILVLANVDTMTVHTRISETDILKVNVGQPLWFYVVADPERRYDSRMDAIQEASAESLREDSSGSANSQQPSAVYYNGIFNIANQERLLRTSMTAQVFIITAQAKNVLRVPLSALGEQQPDKRYRVQIINGKQTSVRWVSVGLRNAQYAEVKAGLAQGDQVLLLGTPAGVSNEH is encoded by the coding sequence ATGCGTATCAACCTGAAAAATAAGAAACATCAGCTCATGCTGGGGCTGTTTATTGTTTCGTTACTGATTATCAGTAGCGTCATTGCGTTGTCGATCTCGGATAGTCAGCAGGATGTGCCGCAGTTAACTGAAACCATCGGGCGCGGTGATATCGAACGGAATGTCATGGCAACCGGCAGTTTAAAACCTTCATTGCAGGTCAATGTGGGCGCGCAGGTGAATGGGCAGCTAACCAAACTGTATGTCAAACAGGGCGATCGCGTTACCCGTGGTCAATTGTTGGCTGAAATAGATCCGACTTTGCAGCAAAACGAATTACGTAAATCGGAAGCTGAATTACAGAGCGCGCAGGCGCAGAAGCAGGCCAGTCAGGCTTTGTTACGCCAGTATCTGCTCGAGTTCCGCCGCCAACAGATCTTGGCAAGAGACGGTTCTGGCGTGAAAAGTGCGCTGGAAAAAGCACAAGCGCAATATGACAGCCAGCTAGCGCAATTGCATGTAAATGAAGCGCAAATTGTGCAAAGCCAAATGGCGATGGAAACAGCAAAAGCCAATCTGGGCTTTACCCGCATCATGGCTCCGATTGACGGTGAAGTGCTGGGCATTGTCACTAAAGAGGGGCAAACCATTGTTTCCTCTCAAACCGCACCGACCATTTTGGTGCTGGCGAATGTCGATACCATGACAGTACACACGCGCATTTCAGAAACCGATATTCTCAAAGTCAATGTAGGGCAACCCTTGTGGTTCTATGTGGTCGCTGACCCCGAGCGTCGCTATGACAGCCGGATGGATGCTATTCAGGAAGCGTCGGCTGAAAGTTTGCGCGAAGACAGTTCTGGCTCAGCGAACAGCCAGCAACCTTCTGCGGTTTATTACAACGGCATATTCAACATTGCCAACCAAGAGCGGCTATTACGTACATCAATGACTGCGCAGGTATTCATTATCACGGCGCAGGCAAAAAATGTGTTACGGGTGCCACTGTCTGCGTTGGGTGAGCAACAACCCGATAAGCGCTATCGGGTTCAGATTATCAACGGCAAACAGACGTCAGTGCGCTGGGTCTCTGTTGGCCTGCGTAATGCGCAGTATGCCGAGGTGAAAGCAGGGCTGGCGCAGGGCGACCAAGTGCTGTTGCTGGGAACGCCTGCGGGAGTCAGCAATGAACATTAA
- a CDS encoding beta-ketoacyl-[acyl-carrier-protein] synthase family protein: MTNTVKQRRVVVTGYGSVTPMGMTAQQSWEAIMDYKLGYRYYDKSAQGIKSRFFGLLEAEPNLKSVPAAIRRRLPRYARLALAAAREAMTMAFAEKSVADYYDLLDCGTIIGSGWAGQDETHDNYEGYLETGLGTPFGCFLSMPNAGTAACSLYWGLRGYQNSPIAACATGTIAIGDAFEIIRSGRASMMLAGAGESLRSNAAVWNIDILGALAREQEDASKASCPFSLDRNGFVLSEGAAVLCLEEREGAIARGANILGEIKGYGNYSDAFDFTAPAEDKVARVKTIQHALQQAGLSADEIDYVNLHGTSTQLNDLNETQAIKQAFGAAAYSTPLSSTKSYSGHLIAAAGSFESIICLQALEHQMMPATCNLKNADPQCDLDYISEGHRPKTLRNTLNLSFGFGGANAALVIGLD; the protein is encoded by the coding sequence ATGACGAATACAGTTAAACAGCGCCGGGTGGTTGTCACCGGGTACGGCAGTGTGACCCCGATGGGCATGACTGCGCAGCAAAGCTGGGAAGCTATTATGGATTATAAATTAGGTTATCGTTATTACGATAAATCCGCGCAGGGGATCAAGTCGCGCTTTTTTGGTCTGCTGGAGGCCGAACCTAATTTGAAATCAGTCCCTGCCGCAATACGCCGCCGTCTGCCGCGCTATGCCCGACTGGCATTGGCCGCTGCACGAGAGGCCATGACTATGGCATTCGCTGAGAAATCTGTCGCGGATTATTACGATTTGCTCGATTGCGGCACTATCATCGGTAGCGGCTGGGCTGGGCAGGATGAAACCCATGATAACTATGAAGGTTATCTGGAAACCGGGCTGGGTACCCCGTTTGGCTGTTTCTTATCGATGCCGAATGCGGGTACCGCAGCATGTAGCTTGTATTGGGGATTGCGCGGCTATCAGAACTCACCGATTGCCGCCTGCGCCACCGGCACCATAGCCATTGGTGATGCATTTGAAATTATCCGCAGCGGACGAGCCTCCATGATGCTGGCAGGGGCGGGTGAGTCTCTGCGCAGTAACGCGGCAGTATGGAATATCGATATTTTGGGTGCCTTGGCGCGCGAACAGGAAGATGCCAGCAAAGCCAGTTGCCCTTTCAGTTTGGACCGAAACGGCTTTGTGTTATCCGAAGGCGCGGCGGTGCTGTGTCTGGAAGAACGTGAAGGCGCGATTGCCCGTGGCGCTAACATTCTCGGCGAAATTAAAGGCTACGGTAACTATTCTGATGCGTTTGATTTCACTGCCCCGGCAGAAGATAAAGTGGCGCGGGTGAAAACCATTCAGCACGCCTTGCAACAAGCGGGTTTGAGCGCCGATGAAATTGATTATGTCAACCTGCACGGCACCTCGACTCAGCTTAACGATCTGAATGAAACCCAAGCCATTAAGCAAGCCTTTGGTGCAGCGGCGTATAGCACGCCACTGTCGAGTACCAAATCCTATTCTGGGCATTTGATTGCCGCGGCGGGTAGCTTTGAATCCATTATCTGCCTGCAAGCGCTGGAACATCAGATGATGCCCGCGACCTGTAATCTGAAAAATGCTGACCCGCAATGTGACCTTGATTACATCAGTGAAGGGCATCGGCCAAAAACCTTGCGCAATACGCTGAACTTGAGCTTCGGTTTTGGTGGTGCGAATGCCGCATTGGTCATCGGGTTGGATTAA
- a CDS encoding ABC transporter permease, with amino-acid sequence MNINAIHPADANDNPLIQLKGIYRHFTSGAASVAVLKNISLSIHRGEMVAIIGASGSGKSTLMNIIGCLDKPTQGEMSIHHIPTRQASSEQLAQLRSQYLGFIFQRYHLMPYLTATENVVIPALYTAMTATERHERAVYLLRRLGLGQHLLHKPAQLSGGQQQRVSIARALMNGAGIILADEPTGALDRSSGQELMGILHSLHQSGHTIIIVTHDRNIANQAQRIIEISDGEIIADRTNEAIDTSAIQAALPAPIATGRPHWWVSVREAIKMAWRALLGHRIRAFLSMLGIIIGISSVVSSMAVGEGARQEILNEISQLGTSNLDIRPGLGWDKPRPDFERALSQADIELLSQQPYVDSLSPVVSKMVAAVRGDKQVMVSLSGVSHGFFQVKGLNFSVGDGFTPSHVTAREPVVILQPELSDTLFAAGQNPLGEIVQLDGIPLRVIGVAKRGGSSFGGLLAAWMPYTSLTERISGDIPLESITVRVREGYNLNNVQRDVEKLLESAHGQRDFFILSNDQMSKAIQKTSDSMTLLITSIAAISLLVGGVGVMNIMLVSVTERTHEIGIRLSVGARPSDIMTQFLIEAVVICTLGGLIGIVGSALAGVVFSWVTQEFTMIFTWPPLVLACSFSALIGLGFGFFPARNAARLHPTEALARE; translated from the coding sequence ATGAACATTAATGCCATCCATCCCGCTGATGCCAACGATAACCCATTGATTCAACTCAAGGGGATCTATCGCCATTTTACTTCCGGCGCAGCATCCGTAGCGGTGCTTAAGAATATTTCATTGTCGATTCACCGCGGTGAAATGGTGGCAATTATTGGTGCTTCTGGCTCCGGTAAATCAACACTAATGAATATCATCGGCTGTTTGGATAAGCCCACACAGGGCGAGATGTCGATTCATCATATCCCGACACGGCAGGCCAGCAGTGAACAATTGGCGCAATTACGCAGCCAGTACCTCGGTTTTATTTTTCAGCGCTATCACCTGATGCCGTATTTAACTGCGACTGAGAATGTGGTTATCCCTGCGCTTTATACCGCCATGACCGCCACCGAACGCCATGAGCGTGCGGTGTATCTGTTGCGTCGTCTGGGCCTGGGGCAGCATTTACTGCACAAACCGGCACAATTGTCAGGTGGGCAGCAGCAGCGAGTGAGCATTGCCCGAGCCTTGATGAATGGTGCCGGTATTATTTTGGCCGATGAACCTACTGGTGCGCTTGACCGCAGCAGTGGTCAGGAACTGATGGGCATTTTGCATAGTCTGCATCAGTCCGGCCATACCATTATTATCGTGACCCACGACCGCAATATTGCCAATCAGGCGCAGCGCATTATCGAAATTAGCGACGGAGAAATTATTGCCGATCGAACTAATGAGGCAATAGATACCAGCGCGATTCAAGCTGCATTACCTGCTCCGATTGCCACCGGCCGGCCGCACTGGTGGGTGAGTGTTAGAGAAGCGATCAAAATGGCCTGGCGCGCCCTGTTAGGGCATCGAATTCGCGCCTTTTTATCAATGCTTGGCATCATTATCGGCATTTCGTCGGTGGTGTCCTCTATGGCGGTGGGCGAAGGCGCTCGTCAGGAAATTCTCAATGAAATTAGCCAATTGGGAACCAGCAATCTGGACATTCGCCCAGGGCTTGGTTGGGATAAACCGCGCCCGGATTTTGAGCGCGCGCTCTCGCAGGCAGATATTGAGCTACTGAGTCAGCAACCTTATGTCGATAGCCTGTCCCCAGTGGTGAGTAAAATGGTCGCTGCGGTGCGGGGCGACAAACAAGTGATGGTGTCGCTCTCTGGCGTCAGCCACGGGTTCTTTCAGGTGAAAGGGCTAAATTTTTCTGTGGGTGATGGTTTTACCCCGAGCCACGTCACTGCGCGTGAGCCGGTTGTCATCCTGCAACCAGAACTTAGCGATACGCTGTTTGCTGCTGGGCAAAATCCACTAGGCGAGATTGTTCAGCTCGATGGTATTCCCTTGCGCGTGATCGGTGTAGCCAAGCGCGGTGGCTCATCCTTTGGCGGGTTACTGGCCGCGTGGATGCCTTATACCTCACTCACCGAGCGTATTTCAGGTGACATTCCGCTGGAGTCAATAACTGTGCGGGTGCGCGAAGGTTACAACCTGAATAATGTGCAGCGCGATGTTGAAAAACTGCTGGAAAGTGCCCACGGTCAGCGCGATTTTTTCATTCTGAGCAATGACCAGATGAGTAAGGCAATTCAAAAAACCTCTGACTCGATGACACTACTGATCACCTCGATTGCCGCTATTTCGCTGCTGGTGGGCGGGGTTGGCGTGATGAATATCATGTTGGTGTCGGTGACTGAACGCACCCATGAAATCGGTATTCGTCTGTCGGTCGGTGCTCGTCCAAGTGACATCATGACTCAGTTCCTGATTGAAGCTGTGGTGATTTGTACCCTCGGCGGCCTGATTGGGATCGTCGGTTCGGCGCTGGCAGGGGTGGTTTTCTCGTGGGTTACCCAAGAGTTCACTATGATTTTTACCTGGCCACCGTTGGTGTTGGCTTGCAGTTTCTCCGCGCTTATCGGGTTGGGGTTTGGCTTTTTCCCGGCGCGCAATGCCGCTCGTTTGCATCCGACTGAGGCATTGGCACGAGAATGA